The Harmonia axyridis chromosome 3, icHarAxyr1.1, whole genome shotgun sequence nucleotide sequence AGGATACTGATTTATtacttttaatttgaaattttcaacagcATTTTTACATTTGAAATAATCCACATAAGTGactcattttgaattttatgtaGAATGAGTCATAACAGTGATACGTATGCTATTccattttcattgataaatgAAACTATATTTGGATTTTCGTATATCATATCACCTAAAATCGAATAGGAATGGTAATTGGCAATATGATACCTTAATGGTGCAGATTCCAGagatttttgaacattttgtcAAATGATTTACATACGTGACACTTATGACGAactatttaatttaatttctttttagGGTGGTGTATACACCATTGAAGAACGTGTGGACGATAATATGAACGCCGAAAAAAGACCATTCTGTAACGCATTTACTGGTAAGAATCCGTAAATACttttaatgaaataatgaaaattgttttagaatcatttttcttttttgttcgcCATGTCATtacttttcttgaattttcaattacaattttttttgtgattttttttcttttttacatAATTTGATAATGCAACAAATCAAAGATTATAAAAACCGGTCTAGTCATTCTTGAGTTATAATGAACTAACTTACTCGCTTTCTTTTCAATACGAGCATAAAGTAAATGTTGACATTTCAGGATGTGGAAGGAAGAGATCAAATCTTCCAGCTCTAACAAGTGATGGTGAGGAAATAGATGATTCAATCAGTGCTCTTTTAGAACTGAACGCAGAACCAGCTGTTGAAAATTTATCTAGGCAAATTATGTCAGAGGCAAAGCTATGGGAGGCTATACAAGAAGCAAATATGGAACTCAACAGACACCGGCAAAACAGTCAAGGCAATCTCCAACAAAAACCAGGAATTCAAGGAGCTGGCACTTGTGCTATACCACCTTGCTATATCTGAAGGAAACGAAATGGAAATTGTACCTtgtgattttcatttataaaatgtttttcatttgcATGGAACTATCGTTGTATTCATACCACTTGATTGTGTAAATTTGATTtcattcatcatttcactcaaCTCtttatgaaactttttttttcaaatttaacgtTAATGAA carries:
- the LOC123674733 gene encoding uncharacterized protein LOC123674733, giving the protein MRVDQCAIVTLIPKIFPHSSSDLVSVNTAMLPTKSIVFSTIIVSVFISHAQLYVMQKKGGVYTIEERVDDNMNAEKRPFCNAFTGCGRKRSNLPALTSDGEEIDDSISALLELNAEPAVENLSRQIMSEAKLWEAIQEANMELNRHRQNSQGNLQQKPGIQGAGTCAIPPCYI